CGCGCTGACCGGCATCATCCTCGCGCTCAGCCGGGCCATCGGCGAGACGGCCCCGATCCTCGTCGTCGGCGCGGCGACGTTCCTGGCGTTCCTGCCCGCGACGCCGCTCGACGCCTTCTCGGCGCTCCCGGTCCAGATCTACAACTGGGCGTCGCGGCCGCAGGACGAGTTCCGCGGGCTGGCCGCGGCCGGGATCCTCGTGCTCCTCGCCGTCCTCCTCGTGCTCAACGGCCTCGCCATCTGGCTCCGCGACCGCGCGGAGAGCCGGACGGCCCGCTAACCCTCTCCCCATGACCACGACCCTCCCTCGTCCCCGCCCCGTCCGCGCCCCGTCCGAGGTGGCCTACGAGCCCCCGATCAAGCTGGAGGTCCGCGACCTCTCGGTCTGGTACGGGTCGACCCAGGCGCTCCACGGCGTCTCGCTCGACGTCCCCGAGCGGTCGGTCCTCGCCCTCATCGGCGCGTCGGGCTCGGGCAAGAGCACGCTGCTCCGGGCGATGAACCGGATCCACGAGCTCACGCCCGGCACGCGGACCGAGGGCGACGTCCGCCTCGACGGGCAGTCGGTCTACGGCGCGGCCGACCCGGTCCTCGTCCGGCGGCACATCGGGATGGTGTTCCAGGCGCCGAACCCGTTCCCCAAGACGATCTACGAGAACGTGGCGTGGGGCGCCCGCATCAACGGCCTCGACGGCGACATGGACGACCGGGTCGAGGAGGCGCTCGAGCAGGCGGCCCTCTTTTCCGAGGTCAAGGACCGGCTCCACACGTCGGCGTACGGGCTCTCGGGCGGGCAACAGCAGCGGCTCTGCATCGCGCGGGCCCTCGCCGTCGAGCCGGCCCTGCTCCTGATGGACGAGCCGACGAGCGCGCTCGACCCCCGCGCGTCGGCGCTCATCGAGGAGACCGTCCGGACCCTCGCCGATCGGTACACGGTCGTGATCGTGACGCACAACATGCAGCAGGCCCGCCGGGTCTCGGACCGGACTGCGTTCATGGACGCTGGCCGCCTCGTCGAGGTCGGCGAGACGCCGCAGGTGTTCGAGGCCCCGCGAGAGGAGCGGACGCGGGCCTATGTCTCCGGCCAGTTCGGCTGACGCCGCCCCCGCCGCGGGGCGGCGGCGGCCGGGGCCACCGTGCATCGTGCAACGCAGACGCGTATGGCCGTGCGGTCCGCACGACGGGGCGACGGCGGGAGGCCCCTGGGACGGGGCGTGAGAGTGGGGGGAACGTGGCACGGAGTTTCGTAGCGGCGGCCAAGGCCCTGCTGGGCCCTCACTCCACCCCCGACGGCGCGCCCGTCCTCCGCATACCCGCATGGCAGACGCCTCGCAGACCCGAGACGCTTGGGGAAGCCGCATTGGCCTGATCCTGGCGATGGCCGGCAACGCCGTCGGCCTCGGCAACTTCCTCCGGTTCCCCGTGCAGGCGGCCGAGAACGGCGGCGGCTCGTTCATGGTGCCGTACTTCATCGCCCTCCTGCTGCTCGGCATCCCGCTGATGTGGGTCGAGTGGGGGATCGGGCGTCACGGCGGACGCTACGGGAAGGGCCACGTGCCCGGGATGCTGGCGGCCCTCTGGCGGCACCCCGCCGCGAAGTACCTCGGCGTGATGGGCATGGCCATCCCCATCATCGTCCTCATCTACTACACGTACATCGAGTCGTGGTCGCTGGCGTACGCGGTGTTCTCGATCTCGGGGACCTTCCAGGACCGCTCGCCCGACGAGATGGCGTCGTTCCTCGCCGACTACCAGTCGGGGGGGGCGTTGGCGATCGGGTTCTTCGTCGTGACGCTGGCGATCAACGTCTGGGTCATCTCGAAGGGCATCGAGCACGGGATCGAGCGGCTGGCGAAGATCGGGATGCCGGTCCTGTTCCTGTTCGCGGTCGTCCTCGCGGGCGTGGTCCTGTTCGCGCTCACGGCGCAGCCCGGCGCGGGCGGCGCGACGGCGGCCGACGGCCTCGAGTTCATCTACAGCCCGGACTTCTCGCTCCTCGGGAGCCCGAGCGTCTGGCTGGCGGCCGCGGGCCAGATCTTCTTTACGCTCTCGGTCGGGATGGGCACGCTCTCGGCCTACGCGAGCTACCTCAAGAAGGACGACGACCTCCTCCTCTCGGGCCTCGCCACGAGCGCGACGAACGAGACGGCCGAGGTCGTCCTCGGCGGGACGATCGCGATCCCGGCCGCGGTCGCCTTCTTCGGCGTCACCGGGGCGGTCGCGATCGCGGGCGAGGGCGCCTTCAACCTCGGCTTCGTGACGATGCCGATCGTGTTCCAAAGCCTCCCGCTCGGGGCGTTCCTCGGCTTCATGTGGTTCGGGCTCCTCTTCTTCGCCGGCATCACGTCGTCGGTCGCCATGGCGACGCCGCTGATCGCCTTCTTCCGCGAGGAGTTCGGGGCGCGCCGCGAGCCGGTCGCCTGGGCGCTCGGCGGCCTCGTCCTCGCCGCCGGCCTCCTCCACGTGGCGCTCCTCGATCGCGGGTTCCTCGACGAGTGGGACTACTGGGCGGGGACGTTCGGGCTGGCGCTCTTCGCCCTCGTCGAGGTGGTCCTCTTCATGTGGGTGTTCAAGCCCGAGAACGCGTGGCGCGAGCTCCACGAGGGCGCCGACATCCGCCTCCCGCGCGTGTTCAAACTCGTGCTGACGTACGTGACGCCGGCCTACCTCGGCCTCCTGTTCCTGTGGTGGGCCGTCGCCGACGCCGTGCCGATCCTGGCCATGGAGCAGACCCCGAACGGCACGCCGTACGCGCCCGAGGACGTGCCGGTCGTGCTCCTCTCGCGCGGCGTGATGGTGCTGCTCTTGGTCGTCGGCGCCGTCCTCGTCCGCGTCGCGTGGAAGCGGAACGGCTACGACGACCGCGCCGGCCTCCCACTCGTCGACGACCCGGCCCTCTCGCGGCAGGCCCGCGAGGCCGCCGAGGTGGGCGCCCCCGCTGTCCCCCCTGCCCCTGCCCTCGAGGTCTCCTGATGCCCGCTCTCTTGCTGCTCCTCCTCCAGGACGCCGACCTCGCGTCGCGCGTCGTCGCCGACGGCCAGATGGACCCCGCAGCGCTGGCCTTCCTCGCCGTCAGCTGGGCCTGCGTCCTCGGGCTCACCGGTTGGGCCTTCGCGCGGATCCTCCGCAAGCCGACGCCCTCCGCACCCGAGCTGTAGCCCCACCTCGGCGTCGAGGCCGGCCCGATCCCCTACGACGTCCGCTCTCCCTCCGGGAGAGAGACAGGGCACGGGTCGCCGCCCGTCGGATCAGGGAGTCGATTCCAGCGCCGAGGCCGGCCGGCCCCCATCCCTGGCCGCGTCGACGCTCCTCGGCAACTCCCTCCGCTCCGGGCCTGCCTCGGCGTCGTCGAGGCGGGGGGGGCTGCGGTTGCAGCATCGGAGTCCGCGTGGCCCGTCGTCCGGGGTCCGTCGTTCCCCGCCCGCCGCCCTAGAACCAGACCACCCAGATCATCAGCAGCGACACCGCCCCGACGATGAGGTTCGCCGCGGCCCCGCTGACCAGAAAGTCCGAGACGCGGTACCGCCCGGCCGACATCACCATCATGTTCGTCTGGTAGCCGATGGGCGTGAGGAAGCTGCACGACGCGGCCACGGCGATGGCCAGCGCGAAGGCCTCCGGCGGCGCGCCGACCGCCCGGGCCGATTCGAGCCCGACCCCCACCATGAGAGCCGCCGCGGCGTTGTTCGTGATGAGCTCCGTGAGCAGGCTCGTCGCGACGAAGGCGGCCACGACGACGCCCATCGCCCCGAACGGCCCGGCCGCGCCCCCGACGGCGACGGCGACCGCTTCGGCGAGCCCCGTCTGCTCGATGGCCCGCCCCAGGCCGAACGCCGAGGCGATCACGAGGAGGACGGGGAGGTCGACCGACCGCCGGGCCTCGGCGCCGCTGAGGCACCCCGAGGCGACCATCGCCAGGGCCCCGACGAACGCCGTCGTCGCGATCGGCACGTCGAACACGGCGGACACCCCGATGACGCCCGCGAGGATCGCCAGCGACGTGGCCCTCCGCGCTGGCGGAGCCGGCGCCCGCCCCGGCCGCACGCGGGCGACGACGACGAACGTGTCGCGGTCGCGGCCCCACCGCTGGGCGAACCCGGTTGG
This sequence is a window from Rubrivirga marina. Protein-coding genes within it:
- a CDS encoding sodium:calcium symporter, giving the protein MADASQTRDAWGSRIGLILAMAGNAVGLGNFLRFPVQAAENGGGSFMVPYFIALLLLGIPLMWVEWGIGRHGGRYGKGHVPGMLAALWRHPAAKYLGVMGMAIPIIVLIYYTYIESWSLAYAVFSISGTFQDRSPDEMASFLADYQSGGALAIGFFVVTLAINVWVISKGIEHGIERLAKIGMPVLFLFAVVLAGVVLFALTAQPGAGGATAADGLEFIYSPDFSLLGSPSVWLAAAGQIFFTLSVGMGTLSAYASYLKKDDDLLLSGLATSATNETAEVVLGGTIAIPAAVAFFGVTGAVAIAGEGAFNLGFVTMPIVFQSLPLGAFLGFMWFGLLFFAGITSSVAMATPLIAFFREEFGARREPVAWALGGLVLAAGLLHVALLDRGFLDEWDYWAGTFGLALFALVEVVLFMWVFKPENAWRELHEGADIRLPRVFKLVLTYVTPAYLGLLFLWWAVADAVPILAMEQTPNGTPYAPEDVPVVLLSRGVMVLLLVVGAVLVRVAWKRNGYDDRAGLPLVDDPALSRQAREAAEVGAPAVPPAPALEVS
- the pstB gene encoding phosphate ABC transporter ATP-binding protein PstB, which translates into the protein MTTTLPRPRPVRAPSEVAYEPPIKLEVRDLSVWYGSTQALHGVSLDVPERSVLALIGASGSGKSTLLRAMNRIHELTPGTRTEGDVRLDGQSVYGAADPVLVRRHIGMVFQAPNPFPKTIYENVAWGARINGLDGDMDDRVEEALEQAALFSEVKDRLHTSAYGLSGGQQQRLCIARALAVEPALLLMDEPTSALDPRASALIEETVRTLADRYTVVIVTHNMQQARRVSDRTAFMDAGRLVEVGETPQVFEAPREERTRAYVSGQFG